A genome region from Christensenella minuta includes the following:
- a CDS encoding substrate-binding domain-containing protein: MKKLVAIIVVIAMAAAAFTACAETTAPESSADTSVGQATQEATEPTAEGSQAAPAEGGVTERLNAMAAEYGWQQPFWYEEPSENTLKMAESALDGSVLNFGPNGEEAVLGSDFAAAVTEDQKNQIEALDGMTAALCMRWTGSFWPNQQVAGITDTLESYGIEVIATTDANSDDVTQISNIEAAIAMEPDLLFIHPTNEATLTDVCKKAVDAGIKIVFMDQAVDGLEAGTDYVTTVTCDNLLNGMRHADIVAQSLEGKAEKNVGILYYAPQFTATNDRYEGFVTRMAAKYPDVNIVAIAPFEDALDTEASAAALLTAHPEINAIYTEWDEPAIGIISAARAAGLSSEDLAIGTDLMSDEVVLDLAQGGYVKGISTQDPYQQGVAEATAGVLALIGADVPVFIEVVPTIVTRDNLADTYEAVCGEPLFAEAAEALKQ; encoded by the coding sequence ATGAAAAAATTAGTGGCGATCATTGTAGTGATTGCGATGGCTGCGGCTGCTTTTACAGCCTGCGCCGAAACGACGGCTCCTGAAAGCTCCGCGGATACGTCTGTGGGGCAGGCAACGCAGGAAGCGACAGAGCCGACCGCCGAAGGAAGCCAAGCGGCGCCCGCCGAGGGCGGCGTAACGGAGCGCCTGAATGCAATGGCGGCGGAGTATGGATGGCAGCAGCCCTTCTGGTATGAGGAGCCCAGTGAAAATACGCTTAAAATGGCGGAATCGGCGCTTGACGGATCGGTTCTCAATTTTGGGCCGAATGGAGAGGAAGCGGTTCTGGGAAGCGATTTCGCTGCGGCCGTGACAGAGGATCAGAAAAATCAGATCGAAGCCCTCGACGGAATGACGGCGGCGCTGTGCATGCGGTGGACGGGCAGCTTCTGGCCGAACCAGCAGGTTGCGGGCATTACCGACACGCTCGAATCCTATGGGATCGAGGTGATTGCAACGACGGATGCGAATTCGGACGACGTGACGCAGATCTCCAATATTGAAGCGGCGATCGCGATGGAACCGGATCTTCTCTTTATCCATCCGACGAATGAAGCTACCCTCACGGATGTGTGCAAAAAGGCAGTGGACGCCGGAATCAAAATCGTGTTTATGGATCAGGCGGTAGACGGACTTGAAGCGGGCACGGACTACGTTACTACGGTTACGTGCGACAATCTTCTGAATGGTATGCGGCATGCCGACATCGTTGCGCAGTCGCTGGAAGGCAAAGCGGAAAAAAATGTCGGGATATTATACTACGCGCCGCAGTTTACCGCCACAAATGACCGGTATGAAGGGTTTGTAACGAGGATGGCGGCAAAATATCCGGACGTCAACATCGTGGCCATCGCGCCGTTCGAGGACGCGCTGGATACGGAAGCGTCCGCGGCTGCGCTGCTCACGGCGCATCCGGAGATCAACGCGATCTATACGGAGTGGGACGAGCCGGCAATCGGCATTATCTCAGCGGCACGCGCGGCAGGGCTTTCATCGGAGGATCTGGCAATCGGTACGGACCTCATGAGCGACGAGGTCGTGCTGGACCTGGCGCAGGGCGGATATGTAAAGGGGATCAGCACGCAGGATCCTTACCAGCAGGGAGTCGCCGAAGCGACGGCGGGCGTGCTTGCCCTGATCGGCGCGGACGTACCGGTATTTATCGAAGTCGTACCGACCATCGTTACGCGCGACAATCTTGCGGATACTTATGAAGCGGTATGCGGCGAACCCTTGTTTGCGGAGGCTGCCGAAGCGCTGAAGCAGTAA
- a CDS encoding sugar ABC transporter ATP-binding protein, with the protein MNENVLEMHNIEKQFNGVPVLKKMNFSLKKGEVHALLGGNGAGKSTLMKILNGVYTKDAGQIRIDGQEADLHSVEDAHKKGIAMIYQEFSLLPAMSVAENIYITREWKKGGLIDDRKNMKKAEELLKWLEIDNIDPRVAVESLDVGYWQMVEIAKALSQDAKILVMDEPTSSLSKTETKALFKVIRQLKEKGISIIYISHRMAEVFEICDRVTILRDGVNVATVESRDTTMEEIIDKMLDAAAKTSFERVERNFEQSGDPVLRVRDFAYGNKLADVSFDLYPGEILGLAGLMGSGRTELVESIFGIRRNWTGDVAMRGEPIKSKKDAMNKGIALVPEDRRQEGLILQHSIKSNFMLPSVRQMRKGFLIDDKKGADISREYIEKLSIKADSIKQMAMLLSGGNQQKIVLGKWLARGPRVLILDEPTIGVDVAAKAEILRIIRQLADEGVAVLMISSELSELVAACDRILVLYNRTVNKELSGREIESEEVLHHAIQGL; encoded by the coding sequence ATGAATGAAAACGTTTTGGAAATGCACAATATCGAAAAACAATTCAACGGCGTTCCTGTCCTGAAAAAAATGAATTTTTCCCTGAAAAAGGGTGAAGTCCACGCCCTGCTCGGAGGCAACGGCGCCGGAAAATCTACGCTGATGAAGATATTGAACGGCGTGTATACAAAGGACGCGGGGCAAATACGGATCGATGGGCAGGAGGCCGACCTGCACAGTGTGGAGGATGCGCACAAAAAGGGCATCGCGATGATCTACCAGGAGTTCAGCCTGCTGCCCGCCATGAGCGTCGCGGAAAATATTTACATTACGCGCGAGTGGAAAAAGGGCGGATTGATCGATGATAGAAAAAACATGAAGAAAGCTGAGGAACTGCTGAAATGGCTGGAAATTGACAATATCGATCCCCGGGTTGCGGTCGAGTCGCTGGACGTCGGCTATTGGCAGATGGTCGAAATCGCAAAGGCGCTGTCTCAGGATGCAAAAATATTGGTTATGGACGAACCTACGTCTTCTTTGTCGAAGACGGAAACGAAGGCGCTGTTTAAGGTGATCCGCCAGCTCAAGGAAAAGGGGATCTCCATCATATATATTTCACACAGGATGGCTGAGGTTTTTGAAATTTGCGACAGGGTGACGATCCTGCGCGACGGCGTCAACGTTGCAACGGTCGAAAGCAGAGATACTACAATGGAAGAAATCATCGATAAGATGCTCGATGCAGCGGCCAAAACCTCCTTTGAGCGTGTGGAAAGGAATTTTGAACAGTCCGGCGATCCCGTGCTGCGCGTAAGGGATTTTGCGTATGGCAATAAGCTCGCGGACGTCTCGTTTGACCTATACCCGGGAGAAATACTGGGACTTGCCGGATTGATGGGGAGCGGAAGGACGGAGCTTGTCGAATCCATCTTCGGCATCAGAAGAAATTGGACGGGAGACGTTGCCATGCGGGGTGAACCCATCAAAAGCAAAAAAGACGCGATGAATAAAGGAATCGCACTCGTTCCCGAAGACCGCAGGCAGGAAGGGCTGATTCTGCAGCACAGCATCAAAAGCAATTTTATGCTTCCAAGCGTCCGGCAGATGAGAAAAGGTTTTTTGATCGACGATAAAAAAGGGGCGGATATTTCCCGGGAATATATTGAGAAGCTGTCGATCAAGGCGGATAGCATCAAGCAGATGGCCATGCTGCTTTCCGGCGGCAACCAGCAGAAAATTGTCCTGGGCAAATGGCTTGCGCGCGGCCCCAGGGTTTTGATTCTCGACGAGCCGACCATTGGCGTCGACGTCGCGGCCAAAGCCGAAATCCTGCGTATCATAAGGCAGCTTGCCGACGAGGGTGTTGCGGTACTGATGATCTCGTCGGAATTGAGTGAGCTGGTGGCGGCATGCGACCGGATCCTGGTCCTGTACAACCGGACGGTCAATAAAGAACTGTCCGGGCGAGAAATTGAATCGGAGGAGGTGCTTCATCATGCAATCCAAGGTCTCTAG
- a CDS encoding ABC transporter permease, protein MQSKVSSRRSFEWRNYIVYFVFIGVFLFFLFSIGDSGFLKPSNLLSIVRTTTMTTLIAVAMTFTIAAGEFDLSVGATAAFGAIFAALAIQATGNAFIGILAGLAGGALVGAANGALVAGLGIPSFIVTVGMQMVVRGADMWLTNTKPVIIGDAAFNNIFGQASIGPVPVLVIWTAAALLIGHVVLKKTSYGREVLATGANRVAAEFSGISTKKVKFMVMLVIGIVAAISGMLSAGLMQTARSTIGEGGIELNAIAAAILGGAALSGGKGSIIGTVVASLLIGVINNGIVIMGLNIAQQYMVTGAIIILAIAFGEKRKKV, encoded by the coding sequence ATGCAATCCAAGGTCTCTAGCAGAAGAAGCTTTGAATGGAGAAATTACATCGTATACTTTGTTTTCATCGGCGTTTTCCTGTTCTTTCTGTTTTCAATCGGTGATTCTGGTTTCCTAAAACCAAGCAACCTGTTGAGCATAGTCAGGACGACTACGATGACAACGCTGATCGCGGTCGCAATGACGTTTACCATTGCGGCAGGCGAATTCGACCTCTCGGTCGGAGCGACGGCGGCGTTTGGCGCAATCTTTGCGGCCCTTGCGATCCAAGCGACCGGGAACGCGTTCATTGGCATTTTAGCGGGTCTCGCGGGAGGAGCGCTTGTGGGCGCGGCCAACGGGGCGCTCGTTGCCGGTCTTGGCATACCATCGTTTATCGTAACAGTTGGTATGCAAATGGTGGTTCGAGGGGCAGATATGTGGCTTACCAATACCAAGCCGGTCATCATTGGCGATGCAGCGTTCAACAATATTTTCGGACAGGCGAGCATCGGCCCCGTGCCGGTGCTGGTGATCTGGACGGCGGCAGCGCTGCTGATTGGGCACGTCGTGCTCAAGAAAACGTCTTACGGGCGCGAGGTGCTCGCGACCGGGGCTAATAGAGTGGCGGCGGAGTTCTCCGGCATTTCCACAAAAAAGGTTAAATTTATGGTCATGCTGGTTATTGGGATCGTGGCCGCCATTTCCGGTATGCTGTCTGCAGGCCTGATGCAAACGGCACGCAGCACGATCGGGGAGGGCGGCATTGAGCTAAACGCAATCGCCGCGGCGATCCTCGGCGGCGCCGCGCTGTCCGGCGGAAAGGGCTCGATCATAGGAACGGTAGTCGCGTCGCTTTTGATCGGCGTGATTAATAACGGAATCGTGATTATGGGACTTAATATCGCACAGCAATATATGGTGACGGGCGCGATCATCATTTTGGCGATCGCCTTTGGAGAAAAACGCAAAAAAGTTTGA
- a CDS encoding alpha/beta fold hydrolase: MKQDILDFQGNKVTHSRKTCNGVRLHYYTAGQGPALILLHGVPKTSYYWRKLIPILTEKYTVVCPDLRGLGDSNRPKDGYDMMTMADDIVSLADQLGIDKFYLTGEDWGAACGYCIAKKYPDRVMKFAYIEMLLPGFGLEEWSHLTPENVEGNRWLWHINFYNVPAFPEALITGRERIYFDQFLKNEALDCNIPDDAMDEYIRCYSKPDSIRSMCEIYRATFQDAEWNLEAAKEKLKMPVLALGGREFIFEEVEREMKLVAEDVTSVVLDYGHQMAEECPELLASELDQFFGE, encoded by the coding sequence ATGAAACAAGATATTTTGGACTTTCAGGGCAACAAGGTAACTCATTCCCGCAAGACCTGCAACGGAGTTCGCCTGCATTATTACACGGCAGGGCAGGGACCGGCGCTGATCCTGCTTCACGGCGTTCCCAAAACCTCTTATTACTGGCGGAAACTCATACCTATCCTAACGGAGAAATACACGGTCGTATGCCCGGATCTCCGCGGCCTTGGGGATTCAAACCGTCCGAAAGACGGGTATGACATGATGACGATGGCGGACGACATCGTATCGCTGGCCGACCAGCTCGGGATCGATAAGTTTTATCTGACGGGAGAAGATTGGGGCGCGGCGTGCGGATACTGCATCGCAAAAAAGTATCCTGACCGCGTAATGAAATTTGCCTATATCGAGATGCTCCTGCCCGGTTTCGGACTGGAAGAATGGTCTCATCTGACGCCGGAAAATGTGGAAGGTAACCGTTGGCTGTGGCACATCAATTTTTATAATGTGCCGGCATTTCCAGAGGCGCTGATTACGGGACGCGAACGGATCTATTTTGATCAGTTCTTAAAGAATGAGGCGCTGGACTGTAATATTCCAGATGATGCGATGGATGAATATATCCGATGCTATTCAAAGCCAGACAGCATCCGGAGTATGTGCGAAATTTACAGAGCTACATTCCAAGATGCGGAGTGGAATCTCGAAGCGGCCAAAGAAAAGCTAAAAATGCCGGTGTTGGCACTGGGAGGCAGAGAATTCATTTTCGAAGAAGTGGAACGTGAAATGAAACTGGTTGCAGAAGATGTCACCAGTGTTGTCCTCGACTATGGCCACCAGATGGCAGAGGAATGCCCAGAGCTTCTGGCATCGGAATTAGATCAATTTTTTGGAGAATAA
- a CDS encoding DDE-type integrase/transposase/recombinase, whose translation MYLVVFIDIYSRKVTGWIMDTMVRDTLVLPVLTQAICRKHPPEGLIIHTDRGCQFTVRRFQSMCIRCGFRQSMSRKGNPYDNAIMESFYRILKRGLVQDVKYDNPEQARMDIFKYIELYYHTFPYILL comes from the coding sequence TTGTATCTTGTTGTTTTTATTGACATCTATTCCCGTAAGGTGACTGGATGGATCATGGACACCATGGTTCGGGATACGTTGGTTTTACCAGTGCTTACCCAAGCAATCTGCCGAAAACATCCGCCAGAGGGATTGATTATTCATACAGATAGAGGTTGCCAATTTACAGTACGCAGATTTCAGTCTATGTGTATTCGCTGCGGCTTCCGGCAAAGCATGAGCCGAAAAGGTAACCCTTATGACAATGCTATTATGGAATCTTTCTACCGCATCCTAAAAAGAGGGCTTGTTCAGGATGTCAAGTATGACAATCCCGAACAAGCCCGCATGGATATCTTCAAATACATTGAACTTTACTACCATACATTCCCATACATTCTGCTTTAG
- a CDS encoding Fic family protein encodes MKFLSVAETAKKWDISERSVRNYCANGRIPGAFRKGKTWNIPENAVKPKRANKKKETMQVLLDILRAEKDSGMRGGIYHKIQIDLTYNSNHMEGSRLTHDQTRYIFETNTIGVAEDGMNVDDIIETVNHFRCIDMVIEDAGKMLSERWIKELHQTLKNGTSDSRKSWFAVGKYKRLPNEVGGKATTLPEDVETEMNSLLKKYRAIESPTLHDIINFHVRFELIHPFQDGNGRVGRLILFKECLKHNIVPFIIDDKLKMFYYRGLAEWHHTEGYLTDTCLAAQDTFKQYLDYFRIGIGYMG; translated from the coding sequence ATGAAATTCTTATCGGTTGCGGAAACAGCTAAAAAATGGGATATATCTGAGAGAAGCGTGCGGAATTATTGTGCGAACGGAAGAATACCGGGGGCGTTCCGAAAAGGAAAGACGTGGAATATCCCGGAAAACGCCGTGAAACCCAAACGCGCCAACAAGAAAAAAGAAACGATGCAGGTACTTCTGGATATTTTGCGTGCGGAAAAAGATTCCGGTATGAGAGGGGGTATCTATCATAAGATACAGATCGACCTGACATATAATTCAAACCATATGGAAGGCAGCAGACTCACCCACGACCAGACGCGGTATATTTTTGAAACGAACACTATTGGCGTCGCAGAGGATGGGATGAATGTAGACGATATTATCGAGACGGTCAATCATTTCCGCTGTATCGATATGGTGATTGAAGACGCGGGAAAAATGCTCAGCGAAAGATGGATTAAAGAACTTCATCAGACCTTAAAGAATGGAACGAGCGACTCGCGGAAAAGCTGGTTTGCAGTTGGGAAATATAAACGGCTGCCGAATGAAGTCGGAGGAAAAGCAACGACGCTGCCGGAAGATGTAGAAACAGAGATGAATTCCCTGCTCAAAAAATATAGGGCAATCGAATCGCCGACGCTGCATGATATAATAAACTTCCATGTACGCTTTGAATTGATCCATCCGTTTCAGGACGGAAACGGGCGTGTGGGGCGGCTTATCCTGTTCAAAGAGTGTTTGAAGCATAATATCGTTCCCTTTATCATCGATGATAAATTAAAAATGTTTTACTATCGGGGATTGGCCGAATGGCATCATACAGAGGGATATTTGACCGATACCTGTCTTGCGGCGCAGGATACATTCAAACAGTATCTCGATTATTTCCGCATTGGCATTGGCTATATGGGTTGA
- a CDS encoding recombinase family protein: MNGVIYARYSSDNQREESIEGQIRECMEFAEKQDINILGTYIDRALSAKTDNRPDFQRMIKDSTKGLFDVAIVWRLDRFARNRYDSAHYKMILRKNGVKVVSARESIAEDSTGILLESVLEGYAEFFSAELSEKVRRGMKENALKCKSNGCSIPMGYVVDSERHFQIDPVAAPIVQEVFNQYAEGATMKEIADGLNAKGIRSSRGGPISLNIISHMLKNRRYLGEYRYGDIVTPGGMPVIISEELFERAQERMKQNKKAPARHKAEDDYLLTTKLYCGKCGAFMVGESGTSHTAKIYRYYKCTNTKQRKTCDKKAVQKDWIENFVVSRIMQELMHDDELERLIDALLNLQSKESRELPLLERQLAETENGIRNLLDAIQQGLLTESTKERLRELEETKSKLQTSILQEKIRHPLLTREQISFFIYRFRDSDITKREQRQRLIDSFVNAIYLYDDKVVITLNYTEGAKTISLRDIEGSDLLKEATPKNVSIRSVEAFF, encoded by the coding sequence ATGAACGGAGTGATCTATGCGCGGTATTCCTCGGACAACCAGCGCGAGGAATCCATTGAAGGACAGATTCGCGAATGTATGGAGTTTGCAGAAAAACAGGATATCAATATTCTTGGAACATATATTGACCGGGCACTTTCGGCTAAAACGGATAACCGGCCGGATTTCCAGCGAATGATAAAGGACAGCACAAAGGGGCTGTTTGATGTGGCGATCGTATGGCGGCTCGACCGCTTCGCGCGCAACCGCTACGACTCCGCCCATTATAAGATGATCCTGCGGAAAAACGGCGTGAAAGTCGTTTCAGCACGGGAGAGTATCGCAGAGGACTCGACAGGTATCCTGTTGGAATCGGTTTTAGAGGGATATGCAGAATTCTTTTCGGCAGAGCTTTCCGAAAAGGTCAGGCGCGGCATGAAAGAAAATGCGCTGAAATGCAAATCTAACGGGTGCAGTATACCGATGGGATATGTGGTCGACAGCGAACGGCATTTTCAGATCGATCCAGTTGCTGCCCCCATTGTGCAGGAAGTTTTCAACCAATATGCGGAAGGTGCAACAATGAAAGAGATCGCGGACGGGCTGAACGCTAAGGGGATCCGTTCTTCAAGAGGCGGACCGATTTCTTTGAATATCATTTCCCACATGCTGAAAAACAGGCGGTATCTTGGCGAATACCGCTATGGGGATATCGTAACGCCGGGCGGGATGCCTGTGATCATTTCAGAAGAATTGTTTGAACGTGCGCAGGAGCGGATGAAGCAGAACAAGAAGGCTCCGGCAAGACACAAGGCGGAGGACGATTATCTGCTGACGACAAAGCTGTATTGCGGAAAGTGCGGAGCCTTTATGGTGGGGGAAAGCGGTACGAGCCATACGGCGAAGATCTATCGCTACTACAAATGCACGAATACCAAGCAAAGAAAGACCTGTGATAAAAAAGCTGTGCAAAAGGACTGGATCGAGAACTTTGTAGTCAGCCGCATTATGCAGGAATTGATGCATGACGACGAACTGGAACGGCTGATCGACGCGCTGTTGAATCTGCAATCCAAGGAGAGCAGGGAGCTTCCTTTGCTGGAACGGCAGCTTGCGGAAACGGAAAATGGGATACGAAATTTGCTGGACGCGATCCAGCAGGGACTTTTGACAGAATCGACAAAGGAAAGGCTGCGGGAACTGGAGGAAACGAAAAGCAAACTGCAAACGAGTATCCTGCAGGAGAAGATACGGCATCCTTTATTGACGAGGGAGCAGATATCCTTTTTCATCTATCGTTTCCGGGACAGCGATATCACGAAACGGGAGCAGAGACAGAGGCTGATAGACAGCTTCGTCAACGCGATTTATTTATATGACGATAAGGTCGTCATCACATTAAATTATACGGAAGGTGCAAAGACCATTTCCCTTCGGGATATAGAGGGTTCGGATTTATTGAAAGAGGCTACACCAAAAAACGTTTCCATACGAAGTGTGGAGGCGTTTTTTTAA
- a CDS encoding beta-glucosidase family protein, translated as MKKTYLTSYEEALGLGDEQMKALKARVKQEKAEHPPRHIDSEWGRFEGLHGLSEEQVDDLAKKVLAGMTLEQKVNQMSGDESLDSIALSITREYNKTPYYGGEDPELGLPAVKFSDGPTGVVMYHSTAFPVPVGRAASFDRELEYKIGNAIGTEIRAQGGNYYGGVCINLVRHPAWGRAQESFGEDPHLLGAMGEALMNGVQNHVMACIKHFAANSIENTRFEVDVDMDERSLREIYLPHFERCVKAGAASVMSAYNYFRGEPCGHSAYLQRKILKEEWGFDGFILSDFVFCVRNTEDSVNGGMDIEMPSTIHWGTKLVDAVRNGSVREDVIDDAVLRLLRQKIRFAQVNAGTKPEPGKVVCREHIDLARRAAQESFVLLKNDAVLPLEDKKGQKILIAGKLAEKVNIGDGKGSSAVRPPYAVTPLEGIYRRAGEAAIFYDDGADLKRTAGKAKDADAVVIIAGLTCADEGEYMETFSGGADGIVGGDRSNLRLHEDDLRLIEACAQNNRAVTVCVMGGSSIIMDPWCEDVQGIVMLWYPGMEGGNALADVLLGDVSPSGKLPVSIPRDESQLPFFEVNAVKAQYDYYHGYFLADKEGYDMRYPFGFGLSYTEFELKNLRVSAKAAGEADTVKVLVDVTNTGKRAGTEIVQLYTGYCNPSAERHLKDLRGFERVSLEPGQTKTVSIPLAVRNLAYYDDAKGEWAVDPISYRIIVGNSSADAHALETTLEVR; from the coding sequence ATGAAAAAAACATATCTCACCAGCTACGAAGAGGCGCTTGGACTCGGGGACGAACAGATGAAAGCGCTTAAGGCTCGGGTAAAGCAGGAAAAGGCCGAGCATCCGCCGCGTCATATCGACAGCGAATGGGGAAGATTTGAAGGGCTGCACGGCCTCTCGGAAGAGCAGGTTGACGATCTGGCGAAAAAAGTGCTGGCAGGCATGACATTGGAGCAAAAGGTCAATCAAATGAGCGGCGATGAGTCGCTGGATTCTATTGCCCTCAGCATAACGCGCGAATACAATAAAACTCCTTATTACGGCGGGGAAGACCCGGAGCTCGGTCTGCCCGCAGTCAAGTTTTCGGATGGGCCAACCGGAGTGGTTATGTATCACTCCACGGCGTTTCCGGTTCCGGTCGGCCGCGCGGCCTCATTTGACCGGGAGCTCGAATATAAGATCGGGAATGCGATCGGAACAGAGATCAGGGCCCAAGGCGGAAATTACTACGGGGGCGTATGTATCAATTTGGTGCGGCATCCCGCGTGGGGCCGGGCGCAGGAATCGTTTGGAGAAGATCCCCATCTGCTGGGGGCTATGGGGGAAGCGCTGATGAACGGCGTACAGAACCACGTAATGGCTTGTATCAAGCATTTTGCGGCGAACAGTATCGAAAATACGCGGTTTGAAGTGGACGTGGATATGGATGAACGTTCCCTGCGAGAAATCTATTTGCCTCATTTTGAACGCTGCGTAAAAGCGGGAGCCGCATCCGTGATGAGCGCCTACAATTATTTCAGGGGCGAGCCCTGCGGGCACAGCGCCTACTTGCAACGGAAAATATTGAAGGAAGAATGGGGCTTTGATGGATTTATCCTTTCGGATTTTGTTTTCTGCGTACGGAACACGGAGGACTCTGTGAATGGAGGCATGGATATCGAGATGCCTTCGACGATTCATTGGGGGACCAAGCTGGTCGACGCGGTCAGGAACGGAAGCGTGAGAGAAGACGTGATTGACGACGCCGTCCTGCGTCTCCTGCGGCAGAAAATTCGTTTTGCACAGGTGAACGCCGGCACGAAGCCCGAACCGGGCAAGGTCGTATGCAGAGAACACATAGACCTTGCCCGCCGTGCGGCACAGGAGTCCTTCGTGCTGCTTAAAAACGACGCTGTCCTGCCGCTGGAAGACAAAAAAGGGCAGAAAATACTTATCGCAGGGAAGCTTGCGGAGAAAGTCAATATCGGAGACGGGAAAGGCTCAAGTGCGGTGCGCCCGCCTTATGCCGTAACACCCCTCGAAGGGATATACCGCCGGGCCGGGGAAGCTGCCATCTTCTATGACGACGGCGCCGATCTTAAAAGGACGGCCGGGAAAGCAAAAGATGCGGATGCCGTCGTTATTATCGCAGGACTTACGTGCGCGGACGAGGGCGAGTACATGGAAACCTTCAGCGGCGGCGCCGACGGTATCGTGGGCGGCGACCGGAGCAACCTGCGTCTGCATGAAGACGACCTGCGCCTGATCGAGGCTTGTGCGCAGAACAACCGGGCCGTTACAGTTTGCGTGATGGGCGGAAGCTCGATCATCATGGACCCGTGGTGTGAGGACGTACAAGGCATCGTGATGCTCTGGTATCCGGGCATGGAGGGCGGAAACGCGCTTGCGGATGTCCTCTTGGGGGATGTATCGCCAAGCGGGAAGTTGCCCGTCTCCATTCCAAGGGATGAGAGCCAGCTTCCGTTCTTTGAAGTGAACGCGGTAAAAGCGCAGTACGATTATTACCACGGTTATTTTCTCGCGGATAAGGAAGGCTACGATATGCGGTATCCGTTTGGCTTCGGGCTTTCGTATACGGAATTTGAACTGAAGAACCTGCGTGTGAGCGCGAAGGCCGCCGGGGAAGCGGATACCGTGAAAGTGCTGGTCGACGTGACGAATACGGGGAAACGGGCGGGAACGGAAATCGTACAGTTGTATACGGGCTACTGTAATCCGTCGGCAGAGCGCCATCTGAAGGACCTGCGGGGATTTGAACGCGTATCGCTTGAGCCGGGGCAGACGAAAACGGTGAGCATTCCGCTTGCTGTGAGGAATCTGGCGTATTATGACGATGCGAAAGGCGAGTGGGCTGTGGACCCGATCAGCTACCGCATCATCGTGGGGAATTCCTCCGCGGATGCGCATGCGCTCGAGACCACTCTGGAAGTACGGTAA